In Silurus meridionalis isolate SWU-2019-XX chromosome 28, ASM1480568v1, whole genome shotgun sequence, the genomic window ATTTAAAGTGTTTTGCTGTGTTAAAGATTGAGATACTGACTTTTTAAGAACAAAATTTGTAATGATTGTTCTTGTACTTCATGCTAGTTAAATCTTTGTGTTATAAAAACTGCATATCTTACTAatattgtatgtatttgtttgtactTCTGTGCAGTTTGAGTTGTGCAGTATTGCATTTACCAGGTCAGGCAGGGCATTTAGTCATTGAaagtacaattaaaaataagtaatatttttattggtaCACTGTACATACAATAAACCTCAGCTGCCAGATTTACTACACATACTggtatgatttttcttttctcccatTTCTCTCCATtcagcattttaaatgaatttgttttaagcattattattatatttaaagaatGTTAACACCATAGTATGTATGGCTACTGAGCACAGTTCTCCTGTAGACCAGCAAATATTCAGGCAGACTCAATGTTTATACAATTATGTTTGATAAACTGCCTCTTTATCAAattggtttttattttgtatgcaGACTTGGCAGAAAATAGAaagtataataatacaaatatttccaAATTGATTTGCTGAAGTTGTAGGTTTAAGTTTCTTAATTATGTTTCTTAATTACTTCATTTTTGGTCAGATTCCAACTTTTCATAATTTTTGGCTGTTGCCCAGATTAAGTTCTGAACACATCTAAGTGAATTccccacatttaaaaaaaaaaaataataataataattaaaataatacaaattagcTTTTTTGATCAAGTTTTTTATTAAGTGTACAATTTGCAAAGTGTACATGAATAAACCTAATTGCTTTTAATACCAAGAGTCCATGATACGCCTCATGCTCATGAACCTCATGCCACCGTAGTCCCTGAAGCTCCTGTACTCTCCAGGCCTGAAGTACCACATCCTGCCTCTGTAGTGGGGATGCTCATACATGAGCCAGTGGCCGTCCATCACATTGCAGGACATGCAGCCGTTGGACCAGTGGTAGCGATCCATGAAGGAATCACAGTCATCCATCACCTCATTCATCTGTCCCATGAAGTTGTCCCTCTCATAGATCCTCATTCTGTAAGATCCTCTGTACTGTTTGGGAAGAGAACAAACAGTGTCATTTTAGGGTAAAAACATCTACTGGGGTATACTGTAGGTATCCTAAAACagacattacatttaataacatACCATGGGGATCATGCGACAGGACCTGATGCAGTTGTTGCCCCAGCCCCACATGTTCATGTAGTCAGCGTACTCGCCCCTCCTCATGAAATACTGGTTTCCCATGTAGTTGGTGCGGTCGTAGACCATCCAGCAGCCACTCTCCACCCTGCAGGAGTGGCAGCGGCTCATGTAAGAGAACATATCGGAACAATCACTGGTGCACTCATAGGAGCGCCCCATGAAGTTCCTGTCCTCATAGAAGATAACCTGTTGAGTGTTGATGATCAGaattagcatttaaaaaaagggtACCGGAGGGTAAATGTCAAAATCAGATATACAAATTTGTTCAacaaaattaagattttttaaaaatcctttaattttaaacaaagtGGTTACCTTTCCCATGGTGATAATggttggtttggtttggtttggtttgtcCCAGCTGTTTTCAGTTGCTGAATTCCTGTCCTGCCTGATTTAACCCTTGCATTTATACCTGAGCAGGACTAAAGACTATATGCCTTCTATTGTACAAAACAACTGACTAAGCAACAGTGAGTGTCCATTGAAAAGCTGAAAGTTGCCAGGTCTCCAGAAGTCTTTAGAATCTTCCACAATAGAACTTTTATTCTAATACTTTAGGCATTGTATCTTATATACAGTACCTCTTTGAgccatttacttttatttttatttattttttgttagatGTAAATCTTGCTTTCAGCTGTCTATCAGCTTTGAtggttttaaaatttttatgtatatttaccAAAGATTTTTACTAAAGTCACATCTTATCCACTTGTTCCATCAAGTTCATGCATTAAAACAGATTTATactaaatgtcaaataaacTGTCTAAGTCAGAGTCAACAGtggcaataaaataaacttcacaaaagaattaattaaagaaatttTGAGTGGAATAAGGATCAAAAGTTAATACCATTCTGTCCTGATGACACCAGATAGTGGGAATATAAATCATTACAGTATACCAGTATAAAAGTATAGATGCAAACAGTAGTATTTGTGCTAAAGAGATGTTTAGCATTAGTTTATTATGAAAGTATTCCAGAGATAACCAAACATATAATTGGATGGTAAATTGGATGTAAAAAACTTAACTTTAGGTCTTTCTTGCCAAAAATATGATCTACTTTTGTTAAACTATCGCTTGACATAGAAGCTGTTCACGAAGGTGTACAATtcacaaataacatttttatttattgatttattttttttaatgcaataaatgtgcaataacaataattttgaattgtgcaatattacctatgtGCAATATCTTTGATAGCGTAACTACTTATTGGCGGTCTCTTTTTCTGctattgtatttatacattgtgttgtataAACtctattatgttttatataatactttttatatatttgcacatttctttttctttgctgctgtaacacagaaattttcccactgtgggatgaataaaggtatatattTATCCTATCTTATCCTCTCTTAAAGTGCTATTGTATGTAGACCAGACATTGGCTGGACGTCTTCATTTGAAGAAAAATACGGGGAGTTTTTATATCGAAAAGAGACTGTCTTTCTGGCTTATAAACATAATCACAATGGCCTATAGGTAAACCAGACACTTTTCAATTCACTTGAAAGAGCATTGCTCTTTAAATTCACTTGGCTTCAACCAGAATTGAACTTTCCCCAACCATTTATTATTCATCATTAAACTTTAGTCATTGATCATTCATACTTAAAGTGAAAGAGTTTGTACAAAATAGGTGAGCTCATGAGCTAAGTGACAAATATTCCCTCACAGCCCAATAGGAGAGTCTACGGACAAGCACCTTCCTGTGCTTGGGTCCAGAACACTGAGACGAAAATTGAGGAAAACTTCACAGACAtactacatgttttttttttccccacttctAATAGTAGGATGTGCTCGAAACTCCATAACATTGGGCGTGCTTGATATAGGCTCTACTAATTTTCAACAATTCTTGCCTCCAGGAACCCTTTACTGCTGTCATTTTTCAAAGGCCATGATCCCCCTTACACCTCAGAGAATCCTGACTGTTAAATCGCCTCTTAGCTACCTATTCTACAATACATATTTTTGATATTCCACCCAGCCTCTGTCTCAAGACCTGTGGCTTTGATCATTGTGCCTTTGTCTATTTGTGCGGGGAAGCCATCATTTAGTTTAAAGTCTTAACTGATAAGGTGAGAAACATGATTCTTACAAATTTTACTTCATTGCCTGTCTTAGGCAAGGATCCTCTAGAGTGGTTCCTTGGTAGGTTCACCTTCATTGAGTTTGGTCCTGTCATGAGTCACAGCTTCTAAAATATAATGTCAAAATCACCACCTCTCGCCAATATCTCCTTATCCCTTTGTTAATAACTCAACAACTTCTACTGGCTTGTTCActttatgattatttattatctttggCTTTTATTCCTATCCTTGTTATTGTTGGGTCTTATTTTCTCTAGATCCTTACTTTAATTTTGTCCTCGCTCCTCACTCTCAGTCTCAGTCCCTGTTTGACTACTCTTTATTAATTCACTACTCTTTTGTACTGGCATGGCTTGGTCATGGTCTCCAAACCTGTATTTCCTCCAATCACTGTTGCAGTAGGTCATCTATAGTCTTCCTTCTAGTTTCTATCATCAGCTCTGTCTT contains:
- the LOC124381452 gene encoding gamma-crystallin M2-like codes for the protein MGKVIFYEDRNFMGRSYECTSDCSDMFSYMSRCHSCRVESGCWMVYDRTNYMGNQYFMRRGEYADYMNMWGWGNNCIRSCRMIPMYRGSYRMRIYERDNFMGQMNEVMDDCDSFMDRYHWSNGCMSCNVMDGHWLMYEHPHYRGRMWYFRPGEYRSFRDYGGMRFMSMRRIMDSWY